A stretch of Shewanella dokdonensis DNA encodes these proteins:
- the rplN gene encoding 50S ribosomal protein L14: MIQMQSTLDVACNSGARRVQCIKVLGGSHRRYAGIGDIIKVSVKEAIPRAKAKKGDVYNAVVVRTKKGVRRPDGSVIRFDRNAAVLLNNNLQPIGTRIFGPVTRELRSEQFMKIVSLAPEVL; this comes from the coding sequence ATCCAAATGCAATCAACTCTGGATGTCGCATGTAATAGCGGCGCTCGCAGAGTTCAGTGTATTAAGGTCTTGGGTGGCTCTCATCGTCGTTATGCCGGTATCGGCGACATCATCAAAGTTTCTGTAAAGGAAGCGATTCCTCGCGCTAAAGCGAAGAAAGGTGATGTGTATAACGCGGTGGTAGTCCGTACTAAGAAAGGCGTACGTCGTCCAGACGGTTCTGTCATTCGCTTCGATCGGAATGCAGCTGTTCTTTTGAACAACAACCTGCAGCCGATTGGTACTCGTATCTTTGGACCTGTGACACGTGAACTGCGCTCCGAGCAATTCATGAAGATTGTGTCGCTGGCACCAGAAGTACTGTAA